One window from the genome of Gopherus evgoodei ecotype Sinaloan lineage chromosome 2, rGopEvg1_v1.p, whole genome shotgun sequence encodes:
- the SEC22C gene encoding vesicle-trafficking protein SEC22c isoform X1, whose product MSMILFAYVVRVRDGLPLSASTDFHLNQDFLECRKRLKALSLILAQYPNRGTATGRGFSIHFHSSGDIAYMGICTSSCPTVMAFCFLEELQWKFSASYDSTSISLATRPYAFLEFDNIIQKVKYHFNYTSCSQMKNSLEKIQEELKFHPPVLLKLEDIELMNGMINGYTEVHMGSAPIYRMQPVTPLGILSLVLSIMCGALNLIRGVHLAEYSFQEDHEGIGNVIAFLLSFLACIFQCYLYLFHGSSRKMKAFVLFFSICLCNIYLCGLRNIWQILFHIGVASLSSYQILTRQLMETQPDFGV is encoded by the exons ATGTCCATGATCCTCTTTGCTTATGTGGTGAGAGTGAGGGACGGACTTCCACTTTCAGCCTCCACGGAttttcatctcaaccaggactTTCTGGAATGCAGGAAGAGACTAAAGGCATTGTCCTTAATTCTGGCACAGTATCCTAATCGAGGCACAGCAACAGGACGTGGCTTCAGCATACA ttttcattcTTCTGGGGACATCGCTTACATGGGGATCTGCACCAGCAGTTGCCCAACCGTCATGGCATTTTGTTTCCTGGAGGAGCTCCAGTGGAAATTTTCTGCTTCATACGACTCTACGAGCATAAGCTTGGCTACCAGACCCTATGCTTTTCTTGAATTTG ATAATATTATTCAGAAAGTGAAATACCATTTCAACTACACAAGTTGCTCTCAAATGAAGAACAGCCTGGAGAAAATTCAGGAAGAGCTGAAGTTCCATCCTCCTGTGCTTCTGAAACTAGAGGATATAGAGCTGATGAACGGGATGATTAATGGGTACACAGAAGTGCACATGGGGTCTG CCCCTATCTACAGAATGCAGCCTGTGACTCCGTTGGGGATTCTGTCCCTTGTTCTCAGTATCATGTGTGGGGCACTGAACCTCATTCGAGGAGTTCATCTAGCAGAGTATTCTTTTCAG GAAGACCACGAGGGAATTGGAAATGTAATAGcatttctcctttcttttctaGCCTGCATTTTTCAG TGTTATTTGTACTTGTTCCACGGTTCATCAAGGAAGATGAAAGCGTTTGTATTGTTTTTCTCCATTTGTCTATGCAACATTTACTTGTGCGGATTAAGGAACATCTGGCAAATACTCTTTCACATAGGAGTGGCTTCTCTTTCTTCATATCAGATACTGACAAGGCAACTGATGGAGACACAGCCTGATTTTGGAGTATGA